A DNA window from Vigna angularis cultivar LongXiaoDou No.4 chromosome 1, ASM1680809v1, whole genome shotgun sequence contains the following coding sequences:
- the LOC108318763 gene encoding pentatricopeptide repeat-containing protein At1g55890, mitochondrial, which yields MYRILHRAFCTAAEPATVSIKSISEDLYKEVKLKRLVEKFKKASDIDRFRKKKGIYEKTVRRLAGAKRFRWVCDILEHQKQYSDISNEGFSARLIFLYGKSGMAKHARMVFDEMPQRKCNRTVLSFNALLAAYLHSRKFNVVDGLFKTLPTQLSIEPDLVSYNTLIKAFCEKGCFDSALSVLKEMEEKGVNPDSITFNTLLDGLYSKGSFEDGEKVWGQMVAKNVTPDVRSYSSKLVGLFRENKPDEVDELSREMEKVGVKLDLFCIKAVVNAVIKCCLNNGDLDEVKKCLGMIANFDFDLDKNTYSILVPFLREKGDLLTTVKLCREILEKRGRVDVSLLQLVVDKLVNKGLISKAKEFVEAWKTHKYYRNRLNLPKAE from the coding sequence ATGTATCGCATTCTTCACCGTGCTTTTTGCACTGCCGCAGAACCAGCAACAGTGAGCATCAAGTCTATTTCGGAAGATTTATACAAAGAAGTAAAGTTAAAGAGGTTGGTGGAGAAGTTCAAGAAAGCTTCCGACATTGACCGGTTCCGCAAAAAAAAGGGGATTTACGAGAAGACAGTGCGGCGTCTCGCCGGTGCCAAGCGCTTTCGGTGGGTTTGCGACATCCTCGAACACCAAAAACAGTATTCCGACATTTCCAACGAGGGTTTTTCTGCGCGCCTAATATTTCTTTATGGCAAATCTGGCATGGCCAAACACGCCCGCATGGTGTTCGACGAAATGCCCCAGCGAAAGTGCAACCGCACTGTGCTCTCTTTCAATGCCCTCTTGGCCGCATACCTCCATTCCAGAAAGTTCAACGTCGTGGATGGTCTTTTCAAGACCCTCCCCACTCAGCTCTCAATCGAGCCTGATTTGGTGTCGTACAACACTCTCATTAAGGCCTTTTGTGAAAAGGGTTGCTTTGATTCGGCACTGTCAGTTCTTAAGGAGATGGAGGAGAAGGGTGTGAATCCAGATTCCATTACGTTTAACACTTTGCTTGATGGGTTGTATTCAAAGGGTAGTTTTGAGGATGGTGAGAAAGTGTGGGGGCAAATGGTTGCTAAGAATGTTACTCCGGACGTGAGGAGTTATTCTTCTAAGTTGGTGGGTTTGTTCAGGGAGAATAAAccggatgaagttgatgagctTTCTAGAGAAATGGAGAAGGTGGGTGTGAAGCTTGACCTCTTTTGCATCAAAGCTGTCGTCAATGCTGTCATCAAATGTTGTTTGAATAACGGTGACTTGGATGAGGTCAAGAAATGTTTAGGTATGATTGCAAACTTTGATTTTGACCTTGATAAAAACACTTACTCTATCCTTGTTCCCTTCCTGCGTGAGAAGGGTGATTTGTTGACCACAGTTAAGTTGTGCCGGGAGATTTTAGAAAAACGGGGCCGTGTTGATGTATCGTTGCTGCAACTTGTGGTGGATAAGCTGGTGAACAAAGGCTTGATTTCGAAGGCGAAGGAGTTTGTGGAGGCATGGAAAACCCATAAGTACTATCGTAATAGGCTAAATTTACCTAAAGCAGAGTAG